A part of Populus alba chromosome 8, ASM523922v2, whole genome shotgun sequence genomic DNA contains:
- the LOC118062412 gene encoding 1-Cys peroxiredoxin, with translation MPRSLHANTLSTLLNPHLPNSYLTITKKQRKQTISHTLTMPGLTIGDSVPNLEVETTHGVIKLHDYIDTWTILFSHPGDFTPVCTTELGKMAAYAPEFAKRGVKLLGLSCDDVSSHAEWVKDIEAYTPGCKVTYPIIADPKRELIKILNMVDPDEKDSSGHNVPSRALHIVGADKRIKLSFLYPASTGRNMDEVVRVLDSLERSSKNKIATPANWKPGEDVVISPSVSDEEAKKLFPQGFKTVGLPSNKGYLRFTNVDH, from the exons ATGCCACGTTCTCTCCATGCAAACACCCTCTCAACTCTTTTAAACCCCCATCTTCCAAATTCTTACCTCACAATcacaaaaaaacagagaaaacagaCTATTTCTCACACTTTGACAATGCCAGGCCTTACTATTGGAGACAGTGTCCCAAACCTTGAAGTTGAGACCACTCATGGAGTTATCAAGCTTCATGACTACATAGATACCTGGACCATTCTCTTCTCGCACCCAG GTGATTTCACACCAGTTTGCACTACCGAGCTGGGAAAGATGGCTGCTTATGCTCCAGAATTTGCTAAGAGAGGGGTCAAGCTTTTGGGATTGTCCTGTGATGATGTTTCGTCTCATGCTGAGTGGGTCAAGGACATTGAAGCCTACACT CCTGGATGCAAGGTTACATATCCAATAATCGCAGATCCTAAGAGGGAACTCATTAAGATACTTAATATGGTGGATCCAGACGAGAAAGACTCTTCAGGGCACAATGTTCCATCTCGAGCTCTGCATATTGTTGGTGCCGACAAGAGG ATCAAGTTGAGCTTTCTGTACCCAGCAAGCACTGGCCGCAACATGGATGAAGTAGTGAGGGTCTTAGATTCCCTAGAGAGGTCATCAAAGAACAAGATTGCGACTCCGGCAAATTGGAAGCCAGGTGAAGATGTCGTCATCTCCCCTAGTGTCTCTGACGAGGAAGCTAAAAAGTTGTTCCCTCAGGGATTCAAGACTGTTGGCCTTCCATCCAATAAAGGATACCTCCGCTTCACCAATGTCGATCATTAG